Proteins from one Bacteroidota bacterium genomic window:
- a CDS encoding CDP-alcohol phosphatidyltransferase family protein, producing MAAPSSSPAPVGFPDLGRFWTPANVLTLARGALVWPIAQLVYQGGPFGWLMGLIGFAIVTDFLDGKIARWSGTVSEWGRVLDPATDKLAAAAVTLALVLRPAEFGPALPAWFVACVILRDAVIAAGGLIQTRKLGYVMMSLWSGKVTVTALAVTILAALLRADPPVLDACIWTTTVLLAYSLARYLHRFALVLRLGPDVPVDEQHRVVTGRLPENVGEESKDQVAG from the coding sequence ATGGCTGCCCCCTCATCGTCCCCTGCGCCCGTCGGCTTCCCGGACCTCGGTCGGTTCTGGACGCCGGCGAACGTGCTGACGCTCGCGCGGGGCGCGCTCGTGTGGCCGATTGCCCAGCTCGTCTACCAGGGCGGGCCGTTCGGGTGGCTGATGGGGCTGATCGGTTTCGCCATCGTCACCGACTTTCTGGACGGCAAGATCGCTCGCTGGAGCGGGACCGTCTCGGAGTGGGGCCGGGTGCTCGACCCGGCGACCGACAAGCTCGCGGCGGCGGCCGTGACGCTCGCGCTCGTCCTGCGCCCGGCGGAGTTCGGGCCGGCGCTGCCGGCGTGGTTCGTCGCCTGCGTGATCCTGCGCGACGCCGTGATCGCCGCCGGCGGGCTGATCCAGACCCGGAAGCTCGGCTACGTGATGATGAGCCTCTGGAGCGGGAAAGTGACCGTGACCGCCCTCGCCGTCACGATCCTCGCGGCGCTCCTGCGCGCCGACCCGCCCGTGCTGGACGCCTGCATCTGGACGACGACGGTGCTGCTGGCCTACTCACTCGCCCGCTACCTCCACCGCTTCGCGCTCGTCCTGCGCCTCGGCCCCGACGTGCCCGTGGACGAGCAGCACCGCGTCGTGACCGGGCGCCTCCCCGAAAACGTCGGCGAGGAGTCGAAAGACCAGGTCGCCGGATAG
- a CDS encoding glycosyltransferase, with the protein MLLLFAAACAVQVGCWLLLGLGFRRARQTAIAAGAALQPASVVVAARDEEERLPDLLAALAAQTHPDFEVLVVDDASEDRTAALVEEKAAQDTRFRLVQVTDSQDPRKKHALTLGIAAARHGLLAFTDADCTPPPGWLSTLAAHHAATPEAVLVGYGPYRREPGALNAFVRYETLVTALTTAAAVGLGRPYMAVGRNFSYPASVFEQVGGFAHSVQSLSGDDDLLVQEAHRHGVPVRYVFDEVAFVPSEAPRSWRRWARQKLRHTSAGRYYDRGAQAALVVFHASNLLVWVAPLVLGWTGAGLLAGRFLFQRVVLRDAARTFGEADLMLAQPLLDAGYVLYNTVLASLGTLLTPKRW; encoded by the coding sequence ATGCTTCTCCTCTTCGCCGCCGCATGCGCCGTGCAGGTCGGCTGCTGGCTCCTGCTCGGCCTCGGGTTCCGACGCGCTCGCCAGACGGCCATCGCCGCAGGCGCTGCGCTCCAGCCCGCATCGGTCGTCGTCGCGGCGCGGGACGAGGAAGAGCGGCTTCCGGACCTGCTCGCCGCCCTCGCCGCGCAGACCCATCCTGACTTCGAGGTGCTCGTCGTGGACGACGCCTCGGAAGACCGCACGGCAGCCCTTGTGGAAGAAAAGGCGGCGCAGGATACGCGCTTCCGGCTCGTGCAGGTGACGGACTCTCAGGATCCAAGAAAGAAGCACGCCCTCACACTCGGCATCGCGGCAGCCCGCCACGGCCTACTCGCCTTCACCGACGCCGACTGCACGCCGCCGCCCGGCTGGCTCAGCACGCTTGCCGCGCACCACGCCGCCACGCCCGAGGCCGTGCTCGTCGGCTACGGACCGTACCGCCGCGAGCCGGGCGCGCTGAACGCCTTCGTCCGCTACGAGACCCTCGTGACCGCGCTCACGACGGCGGCAGCGGTCGGGCTTGGGCGGCCGTACATGGCCGTCGGGCGCAACTTCAGCTACCCCGCGTCGGTGTTCGAGCAGGTCGGCGGGTTCGCGCACTCGGTGCAGTCGCTCTCGGGCGACGACGACCTGCTCGTGCAGGAGGCGCACCGCCACGGCGTCCCCGTCCGCTACGTCTTCGACGAGGTCGCGTTCGTCCCGAGCGAAGCGCCGCGCTCGTGGCGGCGGTGGGCGCGGCAGAAGCTCCGCCACACCTCAGCGGGCCGGTACTACGACCGAGGCGCGCAGGCCGCCCTCGTCGTCTTCCACGCGTCGAACCTGCTGGTCTGGGTCGCGCCGCTCGTGCTCGGGTGGACGGGGGCCGGGCTGCTCGCCGGACGCTTCCTCTTCCAGCGCGTCGTTCTCCGCGACGCCGCACGCACCTTCGGCGAGGCCGACCTGATGCTTGCGCAGCCGTTGCTTGACGCAGGGTACGTCCTGTACAACACTGTCCTCGCCTCGCTCGGGACGCTCCTGACGCCAAAACGCTGGTGA
- a CDS encoding M1 family metallopeptidase encodes MRSLLLALCLLALPAAAQDAPPPTNADLFAPLDLPAPDAYRTASGTPGPAYWQQRADYDIAVGLDPNTHTVTGEETIKYTNNSPQALGFLWLYLEQNLFAEGSRGAALTPADSRWRGAFAEGGLTLGSVEVVHGGETYTPNYLVDDTRMRIDLAEPLAAGGGQLQLRIAWGFVVPEYGADRMGRLAVEDGMVYELAQWFPQMAVFDDVRGWNTLPYLGQGEFYFNYGDFDLAITVPTPYTVVATGTLQNPEEVWTTEQRDRLKAAGASAERVYIIAPDELGRAHPQKSAVTTWRFRAENVRDVAWAASNRFIVDAAGATTDAGDVLVMSAYPPEGVSDDPSEPGWEEATRFGRASVLANSRWTPYPYPVMVSVAGVVGGMEYPMLHFSGVGRRGQSLFGVIDHEIAHTWFPMVVGSDERRHAWMDEGFVSFMNTSSAVAFYDENEDPSIAHFGQGTTIRVNRLMRRDTVVALMESPPMQDQTVATPADQIRRPSLGFLAYRKPGKGLLMLRNAVLGPERFDAAFRAYIERWAYKHPQPADFFRTVEDVAGEDLSWFWRGWFMSTETLDQAIASVERMGDGTVVTVENRGGLVMPADLEVTFADGQTERVRVPVEAFFKTDTFEVALPGPRRLTSVRLDPDGVLPDTDEANDVWAGG; translated from the coding sequence ATGCGCTCGCTTCTCCTCGCTCTCTGCCTCCTCGCTCTTCCTGCCGCTGCGCAGGACGCTCCGCCGCCAACGAATGCGGACCTCTTCGCCCCGCTCGACCTGCCCGCGCCGGACGCATACCGCACGGCCTCGGGCACGCCCGGCCCCGCCTACTGGCAGCAGCGCGCCGACTACGACATCGCCGTCGGCCTCGACCCCAACACCCACACCGTCACGGGCGAGGAGACGATCAAGTACACCAACAACAGCCCCCAGGCGCTCGGCTTCCTCTGGCTCTACCTGGAGCAGAACCTGTTCGCCGAGGGCAGCCGGGGCGCGGCGCTGACGCCGGCCGACAGCCGCTGGCGCGGGGCCTTCGCCGAGGGCGGGCTGACGCTCGGGTCGGTCGAGGTCGTCCACGGCGGCGAGACCTATACGCCCAACTACCTCGTCGACGACACGCGGATGCGGATCGACCTCGCCGAGCCGCTCGCGGCCGGCGGCGGGCAGCTCCAGCTTCGGATTGCGTGGGGCTTCGTCGTGCCCGAGTACGGGGCCGACCGGATGGGGCGGCTCGCGGTCGAGGACGGGATGGTCTACGAGCTCGCGCAGTGGTTCCCGCAGATGGCCGTCTTCGACGACGTGCGCGGCTGGAACACGCTCCCTTACCTCGGACAAGGCGAGTTCTACTTCAACTACGGCGACTTCGACCTCGCCATCACCGTCCCGACGCCCTACACGGTCGTCGCCACCGGCACGCTGCAAAACCCAGAAGAGGTCTGGACCACCGAGCAGCGCGACCGGCTCAAGGCGGCCGGCGCGAGCGCCGAGCGGGTCTACATCATCGCCCCCGATGAACTCGGTCGGGCGCACCCGCAGAAGAGCGCGGTGACGACGTGGCGCTTCCGCGCCGAGAACGTCCGCGACGTGGCGTGGGCCGCCTCGAACCGCTTCATCGTCGACGCCGCCGGAGCCACCACCGACGCAGGCGACGTGCTCGTCATGTCGGCCTACCCACCCGAGGGCGTCTCCGACGACCCGAGCGAGCCCGGCTGGGAGGAGGCGACGCGGTTCGGGCGGGCCTCCGTCCTCGCCAACTCGCGCTGGACGCCCTACCCCTATCCCGTCATGGTCTCCGTCGCGGGCGTAGTCGGCGGGATGGAGTACCCGATGCTGCACTTCTCCGGCGTCGGGCGGCGCGGGCAGAGCCTGTTCGGGGTGATCGACCACGAGATCGCCCACACCTGGTTTCCGATGGTGGTCGGGTCCGACGAGCGGCGGCACGCGTGGATGGACGAGGGCTTCGTCTCGTTCATGAACACGTCCTCGGCCGTCGCTTTCTACGACGAGAACGAGGACCCCTCCATCGCCCACTTCGGCCAGGGAACGACGATCCGCGTCAACCGGCTGATGCGACGCGACACGGTCGTCGCCCTCATGGAGTCGCCCCCGATGCAGGACCAGACGGTCGCGACGCCGGCCGACCAGATCCGCCGCCCGTCGCTGGGCTTCCTCGCCTACCGCAAGCCTGGCAAGGGGCTGCTGATGCTCCGCAATGCCGTCCTCGGGCCGGAGCGCTTCGACGCGGCGTTCCGCGCCTATATCGAGCGCTGGGCCTACAAGCACCCGCAGCCCGCCGACTTCTTCCGCACCGTCGAGGACGTAGCCGGCGAGGACCTGAGCTGGTTCTGGCGCGGCTGGTTTATGTCTACTGAGACGCTCGACCAGGCGATTGCGAGCGTCGAGCGGATGGGAGATGGCACCGTCGTCACCGTCGAGAACCGCGGCGGCCTCGTGATGCCCGCGGACCTGGAGGTGACATTCGCCGACGGGCAGACGGAGCGCGTCCGCGTTCCGGTCGAGGCCTTCTTCAAGACCGATACGTTCGAGGTCGCCCTCCCCGGCCCGCGCCGCCTCACCTCCGTGCGCCTCGACCCCGACGGCGTGTTGCCGGACACCGACGAGGCGAACGACGTGTGGGCTGGTGGGTGA
- a CDS encoding nucleoside transporter C-terminal domain-containing protein — translation MDIVSLLRGLLGIAAILGIAFAFSSARRSVNWRTIGAGLLLQLLFAVVILKGDAMAEVFAPFGWPKAAFAWVAGLFVKFLAAVEVGATFIFGSLGLPPGADGSLGFFFFAYVLPTVVVFASLMAILYYLGVMQVVVRGMAYVVRRALGTSGPESLSVSANIFVGQTEAPLVIKPYIKNLSRSELMAVMTGGMATIAGGVLASYVAFLGERYASVTGIAVEAGQQLFAEQLLGASVMAAPAALVLAKILIPETRPVTADAVPDTDAGEATLPATSSDEALGAAEEAIEDAGPKNVIDAAATGAADGMKLALNIGAMLIAFLALIAIINGIIGWAFGFAGLEITLETILGTVLAPVAWLIGVPNADLLTFGGFLGTKVIANEFVAYSQFADAIGAGTLQPKTIVMATFALCGFANLSSIGIQIGGIGPLAPERTGEIASLGLRAVLAGTLANLMTATIAGVLLG, via the coding sequence ATGGACATCGTCTCCCTCCTCCGGGGTCTGCTCGGTATCGCCGCCATCCTCGGCATCGCTTTCGCCTTTTCCTCCGCGCGCCGCAGCGTTAACTGGCGGACGATTGGGGCCGGACTGCTGCTCCAACTCCTCTTCGCTGTCGTCATCCTCAAGGGCGACGCGATGGCTGAGGTCTTTGCCCCGTTCGGGTGGCCGAAGGCGGCGTTCGCGTGGGTGGCCGGGCTGTTCGTCAAGTTCCTCGCGGCGGTCGAGGTCGGGGCGACATTCATCTTTGGGAGCCTCGGGCTGCCGCCGGGGGCCGACGGCTCGCTCGGGTTCTTCTTCTTCGCCTACGTCCTCCCGACGGTCGTCGTGTTCGCCTCGCTGATGGCGATCCTGTACTACCTCGGCGTGATGCAAGTCGTGGTGCGCGGGATGGCGTACGTCGTGCGCCGGGCGCTCGGGACGAGCGGGCCGGAGAGCCTGAGCGTGAGCGCCAACATCTTCGTCGGGCAGACCGAGGCCCCGCTCGTCATCAAGCCCTACATCAAGAACCTCTCGCGGAGCGAACTGATGGCGGTCATGACGGGCGGGATGGCGACGATCGCGGGCGGCGTCCTGGCGAGCTACGTCGCCTTCCTCGGCGAGCGCTACGCGTCGGTGACGGGAATCGCGGTCGAGGCCGGGCAGCAGCTCTTCGCCGAGCAGCTCCTCGGGGCGAGCGTGATGGCGGCCCCGGCGGCGCTCGTCCTCGCCAAGATTCTGATTCCCGAGACGCGCCCGGTCACGGCCGATGCCGTTCCCGACACCGATGCGGGCGAGGCCACGCTCCCGGCGACCTCCAGCGACGAAGCGCTGGGCGCGGCCGAGGAGGCTATCGAAGACGCCGGCCCCAAAAACGTTATCGACGCCGCCGCGACGGGGGCGGCCGACGGGATGAAGCTCGCGCTCAACATCGGCGCGATGCTGATCGCCTTCCTCGCGCTCATCGCGATCATCAATGGGATTATCGGCTGGGCCTTCGGCTTCGCCGGCCTGGAGATCACCCTCGAGACGATCCTCGGGACGGTGCTAGCCCCGGTCGCCTGGCTCATCGGTGTGCCGAACGCGGACCTGCTGACCTTCGGCGGGTTCCTCGGGACGAAGGTGATCGCCAACGAGTTCGTCGCCTACAGCCAGTTCGCCGACGCGATTGGGGCCGGCACCCTCCAGCCGAAGACCATCGTGATGGCGACCTTCGCGCTCTGCGGCTTCGCCAACCTGTCGTCGATCGGCATCCAGATCGGCGGGATCGGGCCGCTGGCACCGGAGCGGACGGGCGAGATCGCCTCGCTCGGCCTCCGCGCCGTCCTTGCCGGGACGCTCGCCAACCTGATGACGGCCACCATTGCCGGGGTTCTTCTCGGCTGA
- a CDS encoding prevent-host-death protein, producing the protein MTQLLEQTLRRLQALPARDQDRIAAALQEELDRLSPVPEPKDERTPGLGEGRFEVPDDFTAPLPDAFWLGKG; encoded by the coding sequence ATGACCCAGCTTCTCGAACAGACGCTGCGCCGCCTGCAGGCGCTGCCGGCACGCGACCAGGACCGCATCGCTGCCGCGCTGCAAGAAGAACTCGACCGCCTCTCGCCGGTGCCCGAGCCGAAGGACGAGCGCACTCCTGGTTTAGGCGAGGGACGCTTCGAGGTACCGGACGACTTCACCGCGCCGCTGCCCGATGCGTTCTGGCTGGGCAAGGGATGA
- a CDS encoding type II toxin-antitoxin system VapC family toxin, with protein MRLLLDTHTLLWWHAKAGALSDTVRDALKDPKHDVFLSVVSAWEMQIKVSLGKLPLPGTVPELIGEELRENGFLPLSVTFDHVYALAGLPAHHKDPFDRLLVAQARHEGLTLVTDDRQIQQYDLLTLW; from the coding sequence ATGAGGCTTCTCCTCGACACGCACACGCTGCTCTGGTGGCACGCGAAGGCGGGTGCCCTCTCTGATACCGTTCGAGACGCGCTCAAAGACCCCAAGCACGACGTGTTTCTGAGCGTGGTGAGTGCCTGGGAGATGCAGATCAAGGTCAGCCTCGGCAAACTACCGCTCCCGGGTACGGTACCGGAACTCATAGGAGAAGAGCTACGGGAGAACGGCTTTCTTCCGCTCAGCGTGACGTTCGATCACGTCTACGCGTTAGCCGGGCTGCCCGCTCATCACAAAGACCCGTTCGACCGCTTGCTCGTCGCCCAGGCGCGTCACGAGGGGCTGACTCTGGTAACCGACGACCGGCAGATACAGCAGTATGATCTGCTGACGCTGTGGTAG
- the gluQRS gene encoding tRNA glutamyl-Q(34) synthetase GluQRS yields MSTRANLLPGTPRGRFAPSPTGLLHVGSARTALAAWLSARSQGGQFVWRIEDLDPPRAVAGTAEAALDDLRWLGLDWDEGPDIDGPHAPYVQSERYALYEAALRQLAEAGRLFPCRRSRKDLRAIASAPHGASGSPPYPASLRPTGLAPGWFNRADGSDAALRFLIAEGAVTFEDYVQGTVSETVSETTGDFVLKRRDGLYAYQLAVVVDDLAMGITEVVRGADLLGSTARQVQLIEALGGARPAYAHLPLVLNAEGEKLSKRDEALALRSLRDRGVAPEALVGVLAQSLGLAASSAPVSARTLVPRFEWSHVRPEPWRLPGTLTKELR; encoded by the coding sequence GTGAGCACACGCGCTAATCTCTTACCTGGGACGCCGCGCGGCCGCTTCGCGCCGAGTCCGACGGGGTTGCTGCACGTCGGCAGCGCGCGGACGGCGCTGGCGGCGTGGCTCTCGGCACGCAGCCAGGGCGGGCAGTTCGTGTGGCGGATCGAAGACCTGGATCCGCCGCGCGCGGTCGCCGGTACGGCCGAGGCGGCGCTCGACGACCTGCGCTGGCTCGGGCTAGACTGGGACGAAGGACCGGACATCGACGGTCCGCATGCACCGTACGTGCAGTCGGAGCGGTACGCGCTGTACGAGGCTGCGCTGCGGCAGCTGGCCGAGGCGGGGCGGCTGTTCCCGTGCCGCCGCTCGCGCAAGGACCTCCGCGCTATCGCCTCGGCTCCGCACGGGGCCTCCGGCTCACCCCCCTACCCCGCGTCGCTCCGCCCGACCGGCCTCGCCCCCGGCTGGTTCAACCGCGCGGACGGCTCCGACGCCGCACTCCGCTTTCTCATCGCCGAGGGGGCGGTGACGTTCGAGGACTACGTCCAGGGCACGGTCTCGGAGACCGTCAGCGAGACGACGGGCGACTTCGTACTCAAGCGCCGCGACGGGCTCTACGCCTACCAGCTCGCTGTCGTCGTGGACGACCTCGCGATGGGGATCACCGAAGTCGTGCGCGGGGCCGACCTGCTAGGCTCGACCGCGCGGCAGGTGCAGCTCATCGAGGCGCTCGGCGGGGCACGTCCGGCCTACGCCCACCTCCCGCTCGTCCTCAACGCCGAGGGCGAGAAGCTCTCGAAGCGCGACGAAGCGCTGGCGCTGCGGAGCCTGCGCGACCGGGGCGTGGCACCGGAGGCGCTCGTCGGTGTGCTCGCGCAGTCGCTCGGCTTGGCCGCGTCCTCCGCGCCCGTTTCTGCCCGTACGCTCGTCCCCCGTTTCGAGTGGTCGCACGTCCGCCCCGAGCCGTGGCGGCTGCCTGGCACGCTTACGAAAGAGCTGCGTTAG
- a CDS encoding intradiol ring-cleavage dioxygenase, whose protein sequence is MTARSLIALALLCTGCGSPGADVSEEDASLPLCAWCGADEAPEGLDWDMTIAGPDEDGERLVITGTVYEAGGTRPASGVLVYAYHADVEGVYPQPGAATGNGPRHGALRSWLRTNPQGRYRITTVRPAPPADEAGPARIHMTVQPPTEREYPIDEIVFAGDSLLTPAVRAGFDRRGGTGIVRLRRDAQGVWRGRRDILLER, encoded by the coding sequence GTGACCGCTCGCTCGCTGATCGCTCTGGCTCTCCTCTGCACCGGCTGCGGTTCGCCCGGCGCAGACGTGTCGGAAGAGGACGCGTCGCTGCCTCTCTGCGCGTGGTGCGGCGCGGACGAGGCACCGGAGGGCCTCGACTGGGACATGACGATCGCCGGTCCCGATGAGGACGGCGAGCGCCTCGTCATTACCGGCACAGTCTACGAGGCGGGCGGAACGCGCCCCGCGTCGGGCGTGCTCGTCTACGCGTACCACGCCGACGTCGAGGGGGTCTATCCGCAGCCCGGTGCCGCGACGGGCAACGGGCCGCGCCACGGCGCGCTCCGGTCGTGGCTCCGCACGAACCCGCAGGGCCGCTACCGGATCACCACCGTCCGCCCGGCTCCGCCCGCTGACGAGGCGGGACCGGCTCGCATCCACATGACGGTGCAGCCGCCGACCGAGCGCGAGTACCCCATCGACGAGATCGTCTTCGCGGGCGACTCGCTGCTCACCCCGGCGGTGCGGGCAGGGTTCGACCGGCGGGGCGGAACGGGGATCGTGAGGCTTCGCCGCGACGCGCAGGGCGTGTGGCGTGGGCGGCGGGACATCCTGCTGGAACGGTAG
- a CDS encoding YraN family protein, whose amino-acid sequence MPERSAKTTGDLGEDLAADFLEAKGYRVIERNYRFNREEVDLVCFQPYEDYTQGGELVFVEVKARRGLGYGRPEESVTRDKQKAIMRVAEAYLHETKLEGALVRFDVIAVLFGPGGPEIEHFENAFGMFG is encoded by the coding sequence ATGCCTGAGCGTTCGGCCAAGACCACCGGCGACCTCGGCGAGGACCTCGCGGCAGACTTCCTCGAAGCGAAGGGCTACCGCGTGATCGAGCGCAACTACCGCTTCAACCGGGAGGAGGTGGACCTCGTCTGCTTCCAGCCCTACGAGGACTACACGCAGGGCGGCGAACTCGTCTTCGTCGAGGTCAAGGCGCGGCGTGGGCTGGGCTACGGCCGGCCCGAGGAGTCCGTGACGCGCGACAAGCAGAAGGCCATCATGCGCGTCGCCGAGGCCTACCTCCACGAGACTAAGCTCGAAGGGGCCCTTGTCCGGTTCGACGTGATCGCCGTGCTCTTCGGGCCCGGCGGGCCGGAGATCGAGCACTTCGAGAACGCGTTCGGGATGTTCGGATGA